A segment of the Superficieibacter sp. HKU1 genome:
AATGCCATGACGTTAGCCGAAACATATTTTTAATGGGATGAATATGGGATCACAACACACTGTAGCAGATGATTCTCTGCTGCGGCACAGGTCGTTTGTCGCTTTTTGGCTGGCACGAACCTGCTCATCGTTCGGTTTTCAAATGTTTTCCGTCGCCGTCAGCTGGCAGATATATGCCTTAACCCATAGCGCGATGGCGCTCGGTATGATTGGCCTGATGCAATTTTTACCCTCAGTTCTGCTGGCGCTACCCGCCGGGCATCTGGCAGATCAGCTCGATCGTCGCCGGATTGTCCTTCTTGGACAGTTAATAGAGTGGGGGGCTTTGCTGGGACTGGTCGCTCTGACGCTCCTGCACTGGGCCGATCAATTCGAGATTTGGGGGCTGGTTTTTTTAATTTCAGTGGCAAAAGCCCTGGAATGGCCCGCAATGACATCGATGCTGCCGTCTCTGGTTCCTCCGCCGATCCTTGCGCGTGCAATGGCCGCCAGTTCGGTCAGCGGTGAAGCGGCGGTGATTATTGGGCCCACGCTGGGTGGGTTACTGTATGTGATCGGGCCGGAAGTGGTCTACGGCGTGTCGGCACTGTTTTACCTTTGCTCCATCATTTTGGTCAGCCAGCTGCGCTATGAACGTCCAGCACAGATCCGCTTGCCGATGAATTTAACCAATTTGTTTGCTGGCGTACGCTTTATTCGGGAACGTAAAGATGTCCTGGGTGTCATTTCTCTGGATCTGTTCGCCGTACTGCTTGGCGGAGCGACTGCGCTGTTGCCCATTTTTGCTCAGGATATTTTGCATACCGGTCCGTGGGGGCTCGGACTACTCCGCGGAGCCCCATCTGTTGGCGCACTATTGATGGGCGTGTGGCTGAGTCGGCATAAGCTGGAGAAAAATGTCGGCATCATTATGTTTGGCTCGGTGGCAGGCTTTGGCCTGGCAACGCTGATATTTGCGCTTTCCACCCAGCTCTGGTTGTCACTACTGGCGCTGGTCGCGCTTGGCGGTTTCGATATGGTCAGCATGGTGATCCGCGGCGCACTGGTTCAACTTGATACGCCAGATGATATGCGTGGGCGCGTCAATGCGGTGAATGCGATTTTTATCAACACCTCCAACCAGCTTGGCGAGTTCGAATCCGGAGTGCTGGCCGCATGGCTCGGTGCGGTGCCCGCAGCTGCATTAGGCGGAATTGGGACATTGGTGGTGGTTGCGGTGTGGATGACGATATTTCCACATCTGCGTAAACGCCAGAAGCTGGAGAATGAAAAGGTGGTGTGAGCATTGTGGGCCCCGGTATTTTATTTATGAAATGATGTTTCAAATGTGTGATCACAGCATATGAAATAATGTTTTATTTTTTATAGTCTCTTGTTCTGTTTTATGGCGGCAGAAAGTAACCGTATCCTGATGGGATGACATTTTTGCCACTTATTCTGGATTAAGAAAACGTAAACCGGAGACTGATATGAGAAAATTATTTTATATGGCATTGTTACTTTTAAGCAGTACCTGTATGGCGCAAAGTACTGATATAAAAGCAGTCACTGATGCAGTGGAAAACATGCGCCTTGCCATGCTTAGTGGAGAAAAATCCAGTCTGGAAAAAGTTGGATTGCCTTCCCTGAGCTATGGCCACTCAAGCGGGCGAGTTGAAAATAACGCTGAATTTGTCAACGCAATTGTGACTGGAAAATCAAGATTTCAGACGCTGAACCTGAGTGACCAAACTGTTCAGGTTGATGGGGATGTTGCGATTGTCCGCCATATTCTGGAGGCGAAAACTAACGACAGCGGTAAACCCGGGGACGTGAAAATCGGTGTGATGCTGGTCATGAAAAAAGACAATGCGGGTGAGTGGAAACTGTTAGCCCGCCAGGCATATAAATTACCGCTCTAAAATCGAGTCCTCTGGCGCATCAGAATTGATGTGCCAGAATCTGCTTTTAAGCGTGGCATGAGCGGAAGCAGATATCTTTGACACCAAAATGAAGTGGAGTGTAAGTGTATGGTTAATCGTAAGGTGCGGGTGGTTGGGAACAAATGGATAATTGCATTTAACATAATATACATTATGCGCACTAAGGTTAAGTAGTGCTTTTAAACCAGTTTTGGTCGCCTCAGATGTCCTGGCTGTTTTCATTACAGCTGAATTGATTTCTCTGTGACGCCGGCATCATCCCGCTCAACGCTTAGCGTGTTCCATCGGCAAAACGTTTCACTTCATCCACAGACATTCCAGCTTTAGACACTCAGCACCTTTATAAATGCACTCGCCATACACCTGATAGCCGATATGCTCAGCAACATTAACCGAGGCGGCATTGTCTTTCGCAATAAGGCAGATCGTTTTGGCTGGTGAAAATGCGCTGACAAACCATGTGTGTGCCGCCGTAGCGGCTTCCTTTGCGATACCCTGATGCTGGGCGGCTTGCGATACAACCCAGGATGCTTCGGCATAGTTTTCGAAGTTCTCATCGATACCCCGATGGAAATTTGCCAGTCCTGTTTCTCCAAGAAAAGCGCCATCAGATTTTCGCAGGATCGCAAATATGCCATAACCAAACGAGGTCCAGTGGCCAACATTGCGCAGTAAACGATTCCAGCCTTCTTCAGGCGTGAAGCCTGACCCATTCATCAGTGTTGGATCGGCGTACATGGGATACCATACTTCATAATCATTGATCATCTGTGGACGTAAGATCAGTCGTTCCGTGACGATAGTCGGCATTCTTTTACCCTATGTA
Coding sequences within it:
- a CDS encoding nuclear transport factor 2 family protein; translation: MRKLFYMALLLLSSTCMAQSTDIKAVTDAVENMRLAMLSGEKSSLEKVGLPSLSYGHSSGRVENNAEFVNAIVTGKSRFQTLNLSDQTVQVDGDVAIVRHILEAKTNDSGKPGDVKIGVMLVMKKDNAGEWKLLARQAYKLPL
- a CDS encoding GNAT family N-acetyltransferase, whose amino-acid sequence is MPTIVTERLILRPQMINDYEVWYPMYADPTLMNGSGFTPEEGWNRLLRNVGHWTSFGYGIFAILRKSDGAFLGETGLANFHRGIDENFENYAEASWVVSQAAQHQGIAKEAATAAHTWFVSAFSPAKTICLIAKDNAASVNVAEHIGYQVYGECIYKGAECLKLECLWMK
- a CDS encoding MFS transporter, whose protein sequence is MGSQHTVADDSLLRHRSFVAFWLARTCSSFGFQMFSVAVSWQIYALTHSAMALGMIGLMQFLPSVLLALPAGHLADQLDRRRIVLLGQLIEWGALLGLVALTLLHWADQFEIWGLVFLISVAKALEWPAMTSMLPSLVPPPILARAMAASSVSGEAAVIIGPTLGGLLYVIGPEVVYGVSALFYLCSIILVSQLRYERPAQIRLPMNLTNLFAGVRFIRERKDVLGVISLDLFAVLLGGATALLPIFAQDILHTGPWGLGLLRGAPSVGALLMGVWLSRHKLEKNVGIIMFGSVAGFGLATLIFALSTQLWLSLLALVALGGFDMVSMVIRGALVQLDTPDDMRGRVNAVNAIFINTSNQLGEFESGVLAAWLGAVPAAALGGIGTLVVVAVWMTIFPHLRKRQKLENEKVV